The following DNA comes from Castanea sativa cultivar Marrone di Chiusa Pesio chromosome 10, ASM4071231v1.
gcccaaaaatcagatctgaaaattctgatttccatAACCTCGATGGataccttgatagatagcaggtgtcgagcctcattaaacctcgatagatagctatctatcgagcagctatccaacaggtgtccagctttagtaaacaccttttcttcacttatttcttggtccaatcttcatggctttaatactaaacttgaaaccttgtttcttgaagtatcaaaaacatcctagatctatccaattacaagtaaagtgcgttttgtcgaaggattagccaattacataaaatatgtccttaacagatATAAGCACAAGTCTacgcatgtatcaagaccaacataactattgactaatcattcatgataCACTTGAAGATTGATTTACAACAATCATACAaagatgtcaagatttttcccacaaagatataggtgcataaagaacaagctaagctcgtaaatgcacaaaGCCAATTGTACGGAGGTACAAGTcaaaactcacatgtgatatatgctcaaacatatacgatcaaattttttgaatttttcactttttatgtggttttggatttttactcactcaaaactaaaacataaaagtaagatcaaaatagaaacaatgcataaaaagaAATGCAAAATGCACAAAATGCATGAAGATATGACATTCAATGCATGAAGGGTCctacaaagatcgaaagaattagatcaaggaccaaaagagcaAAAGCTCAACCATAAGAACCTTTCCTCATCCAAATGGAacgattgtttggaatgagtgtctcatgaaaagtgagacgagggttggaagaatgagaaccagacatgcacatagacaaggagTTAAGAGCATTaaacactttctttaacaaCATGTTATTTTCACTCAAATCCAGTTTACCCTTTTTAGCACAACTTCCAtgaagctcaagtttctcttttcttttgattcttttaagtgcatgaaacttagagcaatgaggtctTAGATGACCAGAAGCACCATAATGGTGACACACAATgtgtttaggtccactaggctttttGGGAAGGGAACTAGCAACATGATTTTGTTCCTTCTTCAACTTAtgacattgaggtcttatatgaccaatcacatcacaatggtggcaagttggaacaaacttagatctATCCAAAGCCTTAGGTTGAGACCTAAATAGAGGCTTTGACTTAAGAGCTTTTCTTTGcaccttttgatttcttttgtgtggaggaatgtacactGATTTGCCCTTAGAGGTAGAACACACATTAGGCACAAAATCaggtaccacaacatgattgcaacaaatattttcatcctttttaacAATAGattcagcaatcaaacacttggcatgcatcttaagagattcattttcacattttagctcattaacaagtttgttagacaaaacaagtttagcatccaagtccatattcaaacattcaaactctttcagcttttcaaaagaaatttcagcaagtttcttatatttttcaaccaatttgttggatttattgagcttagcaatcaaatcatcattttcacaaaataacttGCTCAAATCCTTATGAAActtcttagccttttttttaaagagtttgaTGTTAAGAATATCATCAACACCCAAGGATTCATGTAACATAGCATCACAATCATGAGGAttatcactcatagaggcattttcacgAACACGTGGCATGTTACATTCATCAACATCCAAAACATGCATAGAAGCATACAAATCACTATCCATGGCAAATAACACAAGgagtcaaggatcacacttaggtattTAAACCACAACAAGTGTACCCGttctaataccaattgaaagttcaaaaagcgtgtaaaacacctttgaacgtttagacccccaaataacaaattaccaattcaagcttatagACAAACAATGTACGTGCggaaaatgtaaataagctaaaacagaattgataacataatctaaaccaaataaaatcacatccacagcagaaattaaatggtaaagattaagagaagagagatgcaaacacaaggacaacacaacgatgtgttatcgaagaggaaaccgaagccctcgacgtaaaacctctccgccgccctccaagcagtcaataatccactaaagaatgtagtttgGATACATAGacaacagaagaccctccaatcctaatctacccagtgtacctaagccctccaagctcctactccaacgaggttgcgctgaacctatttcttctttagcttaccggattctgctatagcccatagcatcaaccaatataaaattggtcccttcctaactgctACCCAAAGCACCAAATAGCCTTCTCACAGAAATGGGTATGATGAGAAAAGGTTATGGTAAtggacctctcaaggatgtaacaatggagaggaagagagtagaggaatttgaagagtctctatgtgaagattgtggatgagtcaatcttgtttttctctagggtttctctctcaaaattctctctggaagttCTCTAcgtttcgtgggtataaggagTATTTATACTGAGGTGAgaaaggaatgcgaagagtcagaTTTTTCCAAACAGGGATGGCTGGCGGCTTGGCCTCGTAACTTGACTGAGTCGCGAGTTTAAGCCAcgagcaaacagaatggccagattgaactttttgtcctgtagtgctccagttgGCGTGACTGTTCAACTTCTCTGCACGCttcactcgtgtgcatcatctgAGGGCTTGCAAGTCGCGAGCCACCCGCGAGATCCAGCCGCGAGTCCCTGCTTCACTGCACATTCTTGAACATTTCtttacactctctcacacactacccttacataaatcccacctaaatacaggctttctaagtgctgaattacaagcaaattagtacggaataaagccaacaaaatggttaaatttcaaccttacaatatatatatatatatatatatatatatatatatatatatatatatatatatatttaatagcTAAACTTTGGAGAAAGTCCAACTAGATTTtacaattgaaatccaattttgcgtcatgtgtcctaaattatttactTTTAGAGAGGGtgttatttcttaattttggaatccaatgtgggaccatatcataaatcttcattcaagtgagttattgtgtacaaaaaccaaagcgtctaaaataaatgaacataaaaatatttaaaaaatggacaatttacattttctacttaataacgttcttacaagactttttaaagagtttaaaaaatatataagaatgactatcaataatatttaaattatatatatgtaagaattatactatacattttaatgtgtatcttttaagtatatccatgtatatgcatggggttacaagttaggagaaactcaaattagaatttcaaattagagttccaattttgtatcatgtgtcctaaattttttattcttaaagagttttacttcttaattttagaatcaaatgtgggaccacattataaatattcatccaagtaagttattaaatacaaaaactaaagagtctagaataaataaatcgttaaaaaaaaagtgcttcacaataattttaaaaaaaatatatggataatttacattttatacctaataattcccttgcagaatttttttaagagttagtaaaatataaaaatgattatcaatagtatttaaattatatatatatataaattttattatgtatcttattgtatatctttaagtgtatccatgcatatgcatgacgTTTCAAGCTAGTACAACAATTAATGGAAGAAGTCGCATCAATTAAGCCAGTAAATCAACATTATCATTAATAACACTCAAATGAACCAGTATATATAATAGTTGTGGCTTCATTAATATTGCTGCATAATattacaaaccaacaaattacacaaacaaaaagtaacaattaAGAAGACTGTATACACTTCTGCCTTGACTTGTTGCTTGATAATCCACCATTTTGTAATTAAAGATGGGAGCGGGGAGGCATATGTGCCTGCCTGTTGAGTACACAATCAACCTTAAATCCCAAAACTAAAACTTATTTCAAATGAACCTTTTTAAGTGAGAAAATGTTTCAAATGCAGAATAAAAATTGTCAATCTCACTGTTAgtatttcattttatgttttattaattacaatatacaatgtatcattttatttatatatatatatatatatatatatatatatattttaaagaaaaaaaaaatgaaaacaatataaAGCATAAAATTGAACACTGATAGGAAGACAGAgggattttaataattttatccAGACCCATCCAAATTAATAGATGCATACTTATGAAGTTGGTGATCAACTAGTTTCCCCAGCAATTAATCAAGGGTTTAGTTCAAACTTTCCCTTGGTTACCTACCAAAATCAAGTACTTGTCTCTCCTTGTAAGGTTGGTGCACTCAAACCCTAGAGCCTTCCCAATCTCACTTTGCACATGGTTAGCCACATCAAACTTTGATACCACACCATTGCTACTAGTACTACAAGACTTGGATAACCCAGACACCTTCTCAAGAAATTGAACGGTGTACATTGGTGTAGGGTTCATGAGGCAGAAGAGTGGGTCCAAACACTTAAGCCCACTTGCAGTTGTGCCATAGAACATGGTAACATGGGTATCAATTGCAACTGGGACTATAACATCACCCAATTCAGCAAACAATGGACTAAATCTTAATAGATAGGGTTCTCTACATGTGGTCCCTTCTGGGCAAACAACTACATCCCCTTGATTCAACAAACTCTCAACCATTCTACCATCTTGATCGCGATTCCTCGATAATCGAACCGTTTTGATGGGTGATAACATCTCCGAAATTCTGCTTACACTATATGTGACCCCAGTAACACTTTTGTTTAGAATCACATTCAAGTAAACTGGGTCCAAAAGTGTTCTGTGATTGCAAACATAAAGGAGGCCTCTGGAATTTTTACCTTTCTCTGTGTTTGAAAGTGAATAGGAGTTTTTGGGCATTGTAGTTGTAAGGTACATCCCACTAAAGGCATTAAGAGGAGTAGATATGTTGGTGGGCAGTGAATTACTGATAAGAATTCTGAAAATGGCTAAGATAAACCCAAATGGTGCCCACATGAATATTGCTACAGCATCAAGCGGGGTTGGTCTCAGAGCCAACCTACCATCGTGGAAGATTAGTGGCTTGGGGTATTTCTGTTTTGGTAGCCTTTGCCAGCTCCTCTTATCAGCTTTGCCAACCAAATAAATTTCCTGATCATTGCAACAATTTTAAGTAGCTAAATCAGTATATATGGAGGGAAGACAAATtctagaaatattataaatttatcgTATAAAGTTTATAAACAAGCATAACAATGTGATGGATAGAtttcaataacataataaataaatctttttttttttatcaatgacAAGGATACATTTgattgtaaatatatattacgtaaaatattatattatctctaacattacttttgaaagaaaatgttaGGCTCTAATACTTAGGACAGTACTAAAGACGCTATATACATTCTATATACAATTTACAATTTGACGTGGTCTATATAATGAATGGGACAATGGATTTCTATAATAAAtcaatgtataaatttttttttaattttatattagtatacatcaatttgtaaaaattatgtAGTACAATTTTTAGTATCCTAAATAACTCTAATATTTAATTGATCGATATTGAAAGATTTTAATCCTGAttaatttttgtctttaaattttaaagtctGAAGCGATGGTTTTTACTCCCTTACATAACATGACCAAAGCAAACTAACGTGTCATCACTTTGTAAGATGTATTAGTGACTAAAAACTATCACCTAAGtttgatttattgtaaaaataatacGATCGTTTTAAAATGCAAGTACTAAAATTGCTCATGCATTAAAATTAGTgaccaaaaatgcattttgactcaaaaaaagaaaaatacctcGCATTGGGTGAACAATTGGTGATCATCAAGTGATATGTTGAAGCCACTTATGCCTATCATGTTACTGTCCGCTTTATTCTTTACAAGAATTTCCTCCAACCTAATcatatctttcttcttctcttcgaTTAGTCCcacaaaatacccatgaaacaCCTTTAGCTCTCTCCCAACAACAACATCAATCTCCAAATATTCTCTCAAGAAGTCCTCAACCATTACTTGAGGCAACTTACTCACAGCTACTTTTTTCCCACCTCTTTTCAACACCTCAATGATCTCCAAGCCCACATCTTCTAGATAAAACTTTGGCAAAACCGCTCTTCCAACTTTAAATCTCTCTTTCTTGATCCCAAAGAAGCAAACCATAACCATAATTTTTAAGCCCGTCTCTTCACTTACCAAACAAATCAAAggatataaaagaaagagaacaatAGCCCTTAAGGAGCCCCCAGCTTCAAATGCCACAAGCATGAAGTATGGGAACAAGGATGGGGATTTTAGCAAAACTTCTTCCACATTGAAGATTAAAGTTTTGCTTAAGAGGTCTAATCTAAGAGCAAGAGAAGGATacttttgatatttaaaaagcTGTGTTGTTGCATGGTTGTTGCTAAGATTTCTATGGAAACCTCTAACTTTTCCAAAGAGAATGCgattgaaaaataagaaaaggatTTTGAACAAAAAGGACTTAGACATAGTGGTGAGTCTGGTGACAGTACTAGTAGGTGTAACTTTGACAAGGAGTTGTAATAAGAACCAAAGTATGAATTTATAGAAGAGCAAATGTAATAAAACCCTTAGTCAACAATATTATTACAACAATGGCACATTGTGTTTATGATCCAGCTCTATAGAACAATTTGTGGATTTGCTCTAGATTCCATGTGTGGCTTGCTTGTATAGTTGTACTTTGCACGGTCACTGCACGGTTTCGAAGaattaaaaagtgtttttgaaTGGTCCATGTTGGTCCTACTTTTTTCTCCCATCACCTACGTCGGTCGCAGCTTTTGCGTGCATAaaagtcataatttttcataaatgcgtaaatgcacttttaattCTTACATTTtagtcttatttttattttggtctctacatttttattttaccatttttagaccctaaatcaattaacgcgtgacatttaagttcTTACCgtacccaactaacagaaaatgctgacgtggctaacggcacagtaaaataataattaaaaaatctattttgacattaaaaaattaccacgtcagcatctaaattgattttaattaaataaaaaaattaaaaacaaaattaaaaaacaaaaaattatatgaattgagatctaaaacttgttcttcaatgttcttcttaaatcaagaaataaacccAGCAAAgacatcaaacccagaatcaaagaGAACCTAGATCGAATATCAAGGACATCAAACCCAACAACGATATCACAGCCACCACCacatcaaacccagaatcaaagaccaaacccaacaacaacattttcctttatttgaaatccaaataaaaaacattttggtCATTGCTCATCCACTAGATTCAACTTACTAAAGCTCTCTCTTGTCTAAAATGAACTCTCTTTCATCTacagctctctctctcagatcaaatctctatctctatctctctttcgaCTTTCTCTTTGGATCTGGGTTTAGAGAAAGAGATCCTCCGTCTCCGGATCTGCCGGCGACTCGGGTGGGTTTGACCCTTCCCCTCAGATCAaaatctctatctctatctctttttctcattGGTGGGTTTGACCCTTCCCCTCCCTCCATCGCCTACCTCATCTCCGGATCTGCCGGCGACTCGGGTCAGATCCTTCATCTTCTCTTAGCCACCTACCACCCCAAAAACCAGTACCTCCTACACCTTGACCTCACTGCTCCACAATCTAAGTGTGTTGGTCTCGCTCTTTCAATCCAATCTATCCCCATTTTCAAAGCTGCCCAGAACGTCAATGTCGTCGGCAAGGCTGATTTCGCTTACCCAAAGGGCTCCTCTGGTATCTCCTTCACGCTTCGTGGCGCCTCCGTTCGGTTGATCATTTTGTTATGTGGGTTTTTATATGATACTACGTGCTGTTtcacttttttcaattttctgtgTGTTGTGTTGTTGATTCATTTTCTTATGTGGGTTCTTTGTGGTACTGTGTGGTTAAGCTTTTTTCGATTTTCTGTGTATTTTTGGTTCATTTTCTTATGTGGGTTTTCTTTGGGCTTGCAGATcttcttcacattttttttcctgtaggtttgatgttcatgttctttgatgttcatgttctttgattctgggtttgctctttgattctgggtttgatgttgttgctgggtttatttcttgatttaagGAGAACATTGATAAACAAGTTCTTATGTTCTTAGatgaattgttttttgtttttaaatttttttttaattaaaattaatttagatgctgacgtgacaatttttaaatgacaaaatagatttttttaattattattttactgtgccgttagccacgtcagcattttctattAGTTGGGTGATGGTAAGGATTTAAATGTCacacgttaattggtttagggactaaaagtggtaaaatgaaaatgtatggACTAAAAGCCTTTCATAAATTACCTAAGATAATCTTAAAATTTCCTAAAAGTATtggtttaaaaatattttataaaaaaataataaagtaattaattttgctgatagtttaaatttttcatattttttatataaattatgtcaaaactttcttaatatGGTTTATTAACATGCTTTAAAAGCATCTTAAATTTAGAATGACACAAGGAGATAgatttttcccttcttttttttttggtttttgttttctctacAACAAATTTGAAATGGGTTAAATTATGTTTGTTCATTTATAtctaaaacatataaaacttaagtacagtaccTTAAGTGCTATTCCTTAAATTCTCCTCTTAAAATTCAGTCATATAGCTATTTAACTAAAAACTACATTTCCATCCCATGAGAAAAATTCACATAGTAAAATCTTAAAAGGAGAACTTAAGGAACAGCACATAAGTACTATATCTAAGTCTtgctttataaaaaatattattgtacgGGGTGCAGGCCTAGGCCCGTTGAACTTCGGGCCATGGCCTATGACCTGATGCACGGACTCAGGCAGTTGGGCCTTTGACCTCAATTCGAACACATCTTCGAGCCCAATTAAAGCCCAAAAACCGAGACAGATCTGTCTCCCTTTA
Coding sequences within:
- the LOC142612946 gene encoding putative glycerol-3-phosphate acyltransferase 3, which codes for MSKSFLFKILFLFFNRILFGKVRGFHRNLSNNHATTQLFKYQKYPSLALRLDLLSKTLIFNVEEVLLKSPSLFPYFMLVAFEAGGSLRAIVLFLLYPLICLVSEETGLKIMVMVCFFGIKKERFKVGRAVLPKFYLEDVGLEIIEVLKRGGKKVAVSKLPQVMVEDFLREYLEIDVVVGRELKVFHGYFVGLIEEKKKDMIRLEEILVKNKADSNMIGISGFNISLDDHQLFTQCEEIYLVGKADKRSWQRLPKQKYPKPLIFHDGRLALRPTPLDAVAIFMWAPFGFILAIFRILISNSLPTNISTPLNAFSGMYLTTTMPKNSYSLSNTEKGKNSRGLLYVCNHRTLLDPVYLNVILNKSVTGVTYSVSRISEMLSPIKTVRLSRNRDQDGRMVESLLNQGDVVVCPEGTTCREPYLLRFSPLFAELGDVIVPVAIDTHVTMFYGTTASGLKCLDPLFCLMNPTPMYTVQFLEKVSGLSKSCSTSSNGVVSKFDVANHVQSEIGKALGFECTNLTRRDKYLILVGNQGKV